The genome window ACTAGCTCTCTCCTTACACTCCCACACGAGCACAGTCCCAAAAGCCATGCACGACTCGGCCTTTTTGTCAGGACAACGCGGGTTTTCTTTCAAGGCATGGtatggggaggaaggggggggaggcgggggcgTATCTCGTTTACTTTATTTCCCCCAACACATATGATGCTGTATGGAGATCCAAGGGGCAAAGATTCACAATCATATTGTCTGGACACGACGACGCGTTATGAAGATGAAACAACATTACTTACGAATTTGACGGGATGGAGGCGCTTGGGAAAAGGTTTAGGGaaaggttttggagggggaaaTCGGTTCAACTCTGGGAGCTTATATTATTCAAACAAGGACACTCGCTGGTTTGACTGTggctggccaagaaggaagCCGAGCAGGCCCAGGAAGAAATGGTCCTAGTGGTTTTCCCTCGAAATAAGGGATTTGTGTCGGGTACAGTAAAATAGTAAAAgcagagaggagagagacaaAATCAGAGAGCAATAAATGTGTGCCTGAATATTATCTTGGCGAATCTGAGACCCTTCTTGCATAGCGGAAAACGGTTGGTAGGGGTTCACTTTTAATGTGAACAGTTCAGACGGTTAGTACCCATCACTCGCAGACAGGTGAAGCCGATTGGTGGTCGGTTGGAGAAGAGACTCGAGTCGGGAGAAGGGATGATGTGTACAACAACGGTCTTGCTGTACCGTTGTAGACAAGTTCTCAAAAAGCGTGGCTCCTTGTTGGCGTTGGGTTTGCCATCTGCTGGGATTCCGCCTCGGCGCCCCCCTTTCttaattttttttgttggcaAGTGTGGGGTGGACATGTgagctggtgttggggaAATCGGGAAACCCCTCTTCGTCGAGCCAGTCGGAGTGAAGCGATTGCAGCAGCCCAACCTGGTTGAAACTGCCAATTGGGATTTCGATGTTCATGGTGCAGATCCACATGGAGGCCAGATGGTTTGAAGATCCAGGGTCTCCGGGGGAAGTTGGATCTGGCATTCTGGATGCCAGAGAACATGGCATTTTGCTTTGTCTCCAAAAGGGACTGTCTGCTGTGAAACACCAACGTCTGCCACCCGCGTTCTTTTGTGTTGCATGTTGCATGTGTGCCGCCGGGATGCCTCGTCACTTGCCAGCAACCCGCGTGTCAGTCAATGCCCAGTGACCGCCTTTTTGCTCTTAAActctattttttttatactgGGCCCTTATCGAGATGGGTCCAATCAGCGGCGTCAATTGCAACGGCAAAATGGGTTTGGTTTGCAATCTTAATCGCGTCCTGGCACCGTAGCACACGCATATCGCCCGCACCAGCTCCAGCCAAGGGGACCCGTTCTTTTGAGGTTAGATTCGTTTTCTGTTGGCCTGGGCCTGAGCTGGGGACCAGACAAAAGAGGACACACGTGGGGCTCGCCGGCCAGAGGGGCAGGGGAGACATGGATGGCACCCGTTGACAGACACGCAGCCAGATGCAGGGTCCCTGTCAGTTTCGAACGagagtaaaaaaaaaaaatgggAGAAAAAACGGACAGTCGCTGGCTGGTGGTCCCCTGGTGGTCCCCTGTTGCGGTTTCGCTCGAGCGGGCGGTGGAAGAAGTTTaattcctcctcctctccctctttttctcgcccgctttccccccttccctccccttctctttcctttctCATCTCCCCCATCGCCTCTCCGTCTCCGTGGATTtggctccctccccccagatCCATACAATCAGCCCAAGATGGCGACCgctatcaccaccaccgagaccAGGAGTCGCAAGGCCAACGGCGGTGCCAATGGCGTGCTCAAGACCAAGGTGGTCGAGTATCCCGACATTCAGACCATCCGCGATGCCATCCCCGCCCACTGCTTCGAGCCAACTATCCTCCACTCGATGGCTTATGTCTTCCGCGACCTCATCATGGCCGGCGCCCTTGGCTGGGCTGCCTTCACCTACATCCCCCAGATCAACGACAGCATCGTCCGCGGTCTTGCCTGGGCCCTCTATGGCTACCTCCAGGGCCTCGTCCTGACGGGCGTCTGGATCTTGGCTCACGAGGCCGGCCACGGCGCCTTCTCCAAGCACCAAAACTTCAACGACGTCGTTGGCTGGGTCCTCCACTCGGCTCTCATGGTGCCCTACTTCTCCTGGAAGTtctctcaccaccgccatcaccgctTCACCGGCCACATGGAGAAGGACATGGCCTTCGTCCCCGCCACCAAGGAGGACCGCCAGAAGCGCCGCCTTGCCGACCTCTACCTCGACCGCGAGCTCTTCGAGGACGTCCCCCTTGTccagctcgtcaagctcATTTTCCACCAGCTCGCCGGCTGGCAGATGTACCTCTTGTTCAACGCCACCGCCGGTCCCGCCAGCAAGCAGCGCGAGGGCGGCTGGCTCCGCGTCAGCCACTTTGAGCCCACCAGCGCCGTCTTCCGCCCCAGCGAGGCCGTCTACATCTTCATCACCGACGTCGGTCTCGCCATTGTCGGCTACTGCCTCTACCTCGCCTCAACCATGGTCGGCTGGAAGATGGTGTTCCTGATGTACGGCCAGGCCTACTTCTGGGTCCACCACTGGTTGGTCGCCATCACCTACCTCCATCACACCCACCCCGACGTTCCCCACTTCGACGCCGAGAACTGGACATTCGTCAAGGGCGCCCTCGCCACCGTCGACCGCGACTTTGGCTTCGTCGGCCGTCACCTCTTCCACGGCATCATCGACACCCACGTCGTTCACCATCTATTCCCGTAAGTTTGCTCCTTTGTCAACCCTGCTGTCTCCGGCACTCCTGGCTAACAATCTCTTGTCCAGCCGCATCCCCTTCtacaaggccgaggaggccacCGAGGCCATCAAGCCCGTGGTCGGCGACCTTTACCACCAGGAGAAGGGCTCGTTCCTCGGCTCGCTCTGGAAGACCTTCACCACCTGCAAGTACGTCGAGGCCGATCCCACCGTGCCGGGCACTCTTAAGTGGGCCGAGAGCAAGTAAAGAGCATCTCTTTTCGCGCTTGATATCATTATTTCTGCTCTTCCTTGGAAAGGGGCCAAGTCCCCAGGGAATGAGAATGATTAGGGATTCATGATGGGAGGCTGGCTTGTATATACCCCAACGGCAACACAGCGACGGAAGGAGTTCATCCCAttgacgatgacgaagacgagaaatatacaaaacaaacaaaattAGAGCGGGTAGAGAAATAGACGATAGAGACTCGAAAAAAAACAGCTACAAGAAGGGGCTAGAAGCAGTTAGCCAGTCGAGCGAGCATTGCATGCTGAGCGAGCGGGATAATATAATTGTTATTGGAACCACAACACCCATTTGTCAGGGTAAGCTGACTTGTCCATGTTGAGAAATTACCCCGCAGATAAGCATGTTACACAGCCAGCATTGATCGGACTTTGGTATAATGAAGGGAATATATACAATTTTATTCTCACAATACATCTAAACCTCCTTCTATCCTTTTCTTCGTCTCAACCCTTCACTTGCAGTCTCATTCCCCGAGTTGGCACCCAAGGTTGACTCGCTCCCCTCGTACCGAAAACTGAAGTCGAccacaccaaccaacccactcACCGCCTTGACCAGCCCCTCCAGGTCGTCACATACCAGTGTGGTGCATACCTGCAGCACGGCAAACTCTGCGTATCCCGGCTGTTCCATGTTTCTCGGATCCAGTAGATTCACCTCAACCGGCCTTCTCTTCCTTGGACGGCCGCCATCGTGGTGCTCAGGGATGTGATCAAGTTTGTGGCTCGAACGAGTGGTGCGCTTCCGCAGCAACCTGTCCTCGTCGCGGTCATCTCTCCCTGTTCGGGAGTCGACTAGTCTAACGGGGGCGCCATCCGACTCAttgtcttcatcatcttcttcgcccgGTCCTTCCTCGGAGCCAttgtcctcgtcgtcgttggcATGTTTGGGGTAAGACTTGGATGACGACAGCGTCATCAGCCGTCTCGTCATCTCGTACGGCCttggcaagggcaagaaagGGGGTAGCCTCTGGCCTGACAATAGAGAGTTCGACAGTAGCGTCAATGTGGACAGAATTGAGTGATGTGTTGGTCTCAGAGTGCGCAGAACCTTGGCGAGAGCGTTGAGCCATTCGCGGCTGCGGATATGGGTttcatcgccatcctccccgtTGTGTTCTTTCGAGGTGGCGTGATAAACACGCGTAGGGTGCATGAGCGTGTAGCTTATAAGGGTGAGGTAAGCCATGATTCTTGTGCTTCCCGCAATGATGTCGTCGTAGGCTTCGCGGGGAAACTTCCCCCCTATCGTAGGCTCCCATCGCTGCCACTCGGAATGCTGCATCATGGAGGGGACCAGCATCATGACCTTGCCAAAGATTTTACGGCTAATCTTGTGAAGCTGATGTGCTGGCGTCCCGGGAATATCAACATCTCCAGCCGTGTCGTCCAGATTGGACCGAAGCGTGCTGCTGATAACACCGAAGTAGTTGGCTACCAGGTAGAGAGTTGCTGACAGATCTCTTCGGAGCCAGGTGCGATCTGTCAATGGGGATGGAAATATCGTCCAGAAAAAGGCAACGAGACTGCCACCTGCCACGCAAGCTAGACGATACGGAGCGAGCAAGTATGTTGGATACCAGGGCTGCCCTGTTCGTTCGGCAATCTCCTTTCCAAGTCGGATAGTCTGAAGCTCATACCCGATAATGAGTACTTgggtgacgatggtgatCATGATGGCCGGAATGAAACGAGGGTATTTGAGGAAGAAGTAGTAGCtgatgaagacgaagaaCCACATGATCACAATGGCGCCGGCGGGCTGTTCATCAACGATATACCATATGATCAGGGACAACACCATAGCTATGACTGTGCCTCCAACTCGGCAAAGGAAGCCAAAAAAGGACTGGCCCGATGCTGTTGATGTTAGTCAGTTCAAACCCGACATGGCTGGTCGAAGGGATAGCTTACTCATTGTCATGCCAAGGGCGATTATGATCATGGCCCAAACCAGTCTTTGTTCCATAAAAAAGCGCTGGGTTTCTTCGAGAAAAGCCACAATCCCAACCGTCATGGTAGCACAAGCTACTCGAAACCCAAACATGGACTCTTCGGATCCCAAAAAAGCAGAAATCTTGCGTAGCCCATTGCCAAAGTGCTGCCAAGCTGTTTCTGGTGGCAGGTGCTCCGGATCCTTCTTTCGGTTGTAGCCATCTCCAAAGTATACGATGGTGTTTCTGGTCTCTGTGAGATCTGGCGACTCTTCCCCTGACGAGTCTTCGTTGTTGAATACCGAGAGGAGTAATTTCTTTAGCCGTTTATTCGACGGTATGATGATCCTATTTCTAGACATAGTCCCATCGGCCACCTTCTTGTCAGCAAACGCGACAAGTGCTTGAACGGCCTCGCCTGAAGCGTGCATCAAATTCTCCATATAAAGAACAATGTAGAGCTGGGACTGATCTCGCTCTCGCTGCTCCGTCAAGTGTTCTTCTCCATACCCGTCTTCATTGTCCTCAAGGCGAAAGCCGCGCTCTCTGACCCAAGTTCTTAGCAGTTCTCCTTTTTTGGAGTAGAAAGCGGCAACCTTTTCATCCATGACTTTGGCAAGTCTGGGGTCGCCGGGTCGAACCTGTTCGCCTTGGGCCTCAACATCTCGTGCCAGTTTTGGCCGTGGTAACAATCCTAAGCAGAGCCCAGCATGTTCCAGACCTTGATCGATAGCTCCAGACAAAATCTCGAACGGCTCATGCATTTGTTTCATGACCTCGTTCCAAacccttttttctttttctttggcgGCAATCTCGTCATCAGACAGCTCGTCTTCATTGCGAAGACGGTTCCACCCACGGTGTTCCGACACTCTCTTAAAGATGTCGATGATGGTCATCATCCCAAGCCTGTCCGTTCCGGTCAGCTTCTGAGAGGCGTGAGAGAAATTAAAGCGTAGAGGTACTTACACCGGAATGTACACATTCCGAAACAACGAAAACAACTGCCCAATATCATCCCCGTTCAGTTTTCCCCAGGCAAAATCTCTCTTGGCAAACGGTATATCAGCATGCAGCTTCCCCGCCAGCTGCCTCATCTTATCACCAGTCTCTTTCAGCTGTTTTGCAGCCCTCTCTTCCTTGGTCAATCTCCTCCCATTCTCTTCTCTTGAACCCGTTGCCTGGCTTGCGACAGCAAACATGTCCTCTTTCTCCAGTGACACCAGATACTCTCTCTGTAATTTTACtgtcctcctcaacaacccaatCGCGCCCTCAAACTCTttgaacaccaccaaccGACTACTCATGGGGAAAACGAAGAGATTGACGGCAAAAGCCAATGCTAGTGCCACGAGCATGGCCGTCAACAACTCCCTGACAAACTTCTGTGCCCCGGTAGTTGTTGTCATGAAAGGTCCGTAGGTGGCCGCGACATTGACAAAGAtgctgaagatgatgacgggCAAGTTGAAGGCCGGCAGCTTGGCCCTCACTACATTCCCCAGCCAAATGCCAAAGAACAGCCAGACGGCGCAGACAGCCGACTGGCTAGAGTTATATGGTACCATGGTCAAAGCCTGCCCACCCCCTGTTCCTGACGCTGGACGTGGAGCAGAAGATCTGGTGTTTTCCCGGGCCTTGACAGCCGACCAGAGTGCCAGCATGGAGATGGCGGCCCCGAGGCAGACGGAAAAGAGGTTCAGGATCATGTTCATGAGAAACTTTCCCCTCGGGAGAATGGCCAGGGCGAGAACGCTGACGATGGGGACGAGGTAGCCGAGAGTGGTGAAATAGGCGGTTATGGGGGCGGCTTGGTACATGGCAATGGCGATTGTTGGAGGTAGTGACCCCTTGAACATGATGATCAAGGTACCGGCATCGAGTCCTAACCTGTTCGCCAGCCTGCCCACCAAGCTTGGCTTTTTGTCTTGTGGCCCATGGTCGTCTGGCACAGCAGCAGTGTTGTGGTCGACATTGGCACCGGGTGCATATTCGTTTCTCGATTTCGGTACCGGTGGTGTATATGAAGTCGCTTTTGGATATGTGTGTGTTGGACCGTCGAAAGGGCTTTCTGCGTCGATtatcttccccccctcctcctcgcagGTTTGTCGTTGTGCTTCATTACTGTCCATGCCAGCTTCGTCTCGGACGGTCAATCGGGGATGCGTCCCAAGTTATCGGAcggagaaaagagaaaggcGCCATTGTTTTTTGGGCGATTATTCAGGGACAGGGACAGAGGTGTGGTGTAACTGCGTCATGGATGCCGCTTTCCTGGAATTCCATGTTACTGGCCGGTGGAGCCATGTGGAGACGGAGGTTTTACAGCGGATTCCAACCAAGCCCCAGCCGGGTTTGAGGCGGGACACTCCGCTGTCACGAAGTTGCTCCAGGTGGTATGTTCGAGAGGATGCGATTTTGCAGGCGAGCACAGACCAGACACACCAGCTATATATTGTCGGCCACCCTGTGCATTTTACTTGatttcctcttttcttcttcagctctcCTTGCCTTCTGGCTTAGATCAAGTGTAGTATCTGTTATTTTCAGTTTAATATCTGAAACTGCTCCAACGGAGCAGAATCTTGATTATcataatatttttttttatctcgGCTAACTGTCCTCTGGGCATGCCCATGACGGTTGGCCACAGTGTCCCTGGTCTTACACTGCCTCCAGGTGATGGGaaccctttttcttttcattgCACTCTCGGGTCCTGCTCGAGCTGCGAGGAAGAGAGTACCTacacctacctaccagcAGTGCTTCTGGatggccaccaccaggcCGACAGTGCCACGGCCTGAACACACGCCTGGCCAAGACCCGTGGAacaacaaaaagaacaaatCGAAGAAGGGCGATCCAAAACACGTTTCCTGTTGCACTTGTGCTCTCTTGGGTCGGGTTACACCTGCAGCACActcatcgtcaccaaccaGCCAGTTGTTCAATTCAGAAAGCTTGTCTGGTCTTGTCATCGCCAAAACCCCACCAAACAAGCCATGATCGGCAGAGCACCtctcgtggtggtggtctcggtgCCGGGCACACCCGGATCAGCACGATGCCGTGTGGGCGTCGCCCGAGATGCCTTCTTGCAAGCCTGCGTGCATTACGTCTTGGCTCTTGCTCGATATAGAGAGGTCTCATCCGGCCATCCGTTGTGTGAGGGGAGCCTCACAACAGTGTCGTATAAATCTTCGCTCAAGCCCACTCCCGAGAAACGATAGAAAATCGCCACAAAATTCTTCGTTGGGCAGCCTGGCCGGTTCTATTTGGAGCAGTTGCCCATTTGTCCGACCATCCTCCAGCACTGAGTTTCATGTCGGTGTAGAAGGCGAGCGGCGCGGAGGGCCATCCAACACCTCTCACCCTGCTACACCTCAGCTCTCAGCAACACTCAAGCCTCATTCACCGCAGCCTGGTTTGACCTGTTCTGCCCGCCCGCCAATCCGGGCGGCCTTGGTTGGAAGGGTGCAGAGACAAACTTAAACCTCTGCTCCTGctgttttctcttttttacttttcgTCTTTTAGATTTTGTTCTTTCTCGTCTTTGTCTTCTCTTTGGCTATGTGCATCGGTTCTTTACCGACATCAATCACCACGCCGACACACCCTCCGACACGCCCTCCGACGACTCCCCGAGTCACGCCTCTTGATAACTCGCAAGGTCAACGATGCCAGTCTATTACACACCTCCCCCGACCCCCCCACCTGCCATcccttctccatcacctccgccatcaccgccccTAGCCCTCCCGGACCCAGATTCCTACCCACCCTACCCCTCCTCACACTCCTCGCGCTCCCGTTCCAAGTCAACCAAatcctcactctcctcctcttcttcttccaagTCCAAACACAGCCACTCCTCCGACAACCacgaagaaggaggccaCAAGATCCCCTACGTCTTCCTAGGCTCCATAGCCGcggcctccttcctcgcaCACAAATACTGGCCTAAAGGTTACGTCTACGGCGACAAGGAAGACTGGGAGCTGTCCAAATACGAGAGAAGGGCCAGGGAGAAATTGCAGGCCGCAACGGCCGCCAAGAGGGGCAAGGTGAACGAGAGGGAAGTTAAGAGTTACAGTCCCCGACCACCGGCGCACGACGGCAGGGAGGCGAGAAGGGGTGGGTATGGCTATAAAGGGCCACCTCCGGTATCCCACAGGAGGGAAGTGTATGAAGAacaagaggagggggaggtgtacAGCAACCCCGGAAGTAGAAGAGGAAGCCTGAGAGGTGCCGCCCCCCGGGGAAGAATCGATCCGAGGGGTTActacaacgacgacgacagagAGTATACCAGAGGTCTCTCCGAATACGCCGTCGCTCCCTCGGTCCTGCGGAGTAAGAGCCAAAGTGGGAGAGACCAATTCTACTCTGACGTTGCGCCCTCTCGGGACCGatcccttcctccccgtcGCGCCTCCTCTGTTGCGAACGAGGAATATTACATGACACCGGCCATCGGTCCAGCGGCCAGCCGAAATAAAGATAGTCACGACCCCCCGCCACCTCCGCGAAGTTATGTTTctgggagggagttgagcAGGCCGAGATACCTGATTGAAGAGCCCCGAGCTGGACCGCCCTTGCTTGCCAGGCCAGAAAGCATGAGGGGTAGGGAGTTGCAGAGGAGGCCATACTATGATGAAGAGGTTGTAGCCCCGAGGGCTCCGAGAGAAGCGGTTGTGTATGTGTACCGGGATGCGCCATCAGCAGGAAGCAGAAGGGCGTCTGTTGACCTGGAGGCTGGGAGGAACAGGGCATTTGACTGGGATTATCGGTGATGTTACTGATTGCTGCCTGCTTCTCACGTCTCAACAGTCTAATATCTAGCTAATCAGGTAGTCATTGATCATTTGCCTTTCGTGTCCATTTTACGCCATCTACTTGCTTatgcccccccctcctctgttGATCCGTTTGCGATATGATGTTTGTCTGTGCCATATAAGATGCGAATGCTTGCTACCTAGATGTGTCCCATCCATGTCGGCGACAATCAGAAGCGTCCGCATATACCAAATCCCTTAAATCCGTGTTtcaaaaaaataatattacgtGTTGCTGAGAACTGCATGAGCATGTTCTAGAACACTCTTGGAGCTGCTCATACTTCACCTGCCGTGTCCTCCTCATCTACAACAATTTTCTGGACTTTGGGCTTTCTACCCCGTTTCCCCACGGCCTTCTTCGGCTTGACTGGAGATGCTTCGGGAGACGTCCCTTCCCCGGCAGAGCTCTTCATCGGACTCCTCTTCAGCGGACTTGGCGGAATTGGAAGCTCGTCAAGATCCAGCCCGGGgttccaccccctcccgcctgTCCTGGCTACCAAATAAGGGTTCAACTCGGCTTTAAACCACCTCTCACCCCGTTTGTTGCTCCTCGATCCACCCTCCATTGCAGACAAAGCAGCTCTTGTCGTCCGCATCCGCTTCGTGCCTTGAGTTCCTTTCCCGCCTTCGCTAAGAAGACTGCTCATCTTCAGTCTCTGCTTCTGGAGGGATTGCTCATAGGCCACAATGCCACGGACATATGGGGCCAcgtcgaggacgatgagtTTCAGCGTTCTGTCAAACACAGATGGGTCGAGATAGGATGCCGGGATGGCGGAGGACGACTCTGGGGTTGCGATATTGTCAAAGGCAAACGCAAAGTCCATGCGCGTGATAGCCATCGATCCTGGTGTGGGAGACGTGAAGCTCGTTTGAAGACACTGAACCGCTTGTGATTCGGTTAGAGGGCAAAACTCGTCGGCCGACTGATCCTGTAGCGCCTCTATCCTTTTTTTGAGAGAGGCCTTGCCAAGAGACTTGATCGTCAATGGCAAGGAAGTTACGAGGGAGTCATAGTGAGTGGTACAGGGCGAATCAAGATGAGAAAGCCCCTGGACAAAGTCGCCCTGGGCCTTTTCGGAGAGCCCGGGCAGTGTGGCATCCATTGTCTCCTGTACAAGCGGTTAGCAAAAAAGGGAAGACTGCAAAAATTGGTGCCGCTTACCTCTTTGTGCGTGGCGAATGACCCCAGTGAGCAGATGTCAGCCACGCTCAAGGCCTCTGTCATCTCACCAAAGGCCTCAAGAGCACCAAGCCGCCCAGCGGGGGTTGCGCTGACAGGATTG of Podospora pseudopauciseta strain CBS 411.78 chromosome 7 map unlocalized CBS411.78m_7, whole genome shotgun sequence contains these proteins:
- a CDS encoding uncharacterized protein (COG:I; EggNog:ENOG503Q4W2), with product MQGPCQFRTRVKKKNGRKNGQSLAGGPLVVPCCGFARAGGGRSLIPPPLPLFLARFPPFPPLLFPFSSPPSPLRLRGFGSLPPDPYNQPKMATAITTTETRSRKANGGANGVLKTKVVEYPDIQTIRDAIPAHCFEPTILHSMAYVFRDLIMAGALGWAAFTYIPQINDSIVRGLAWALYGYLQGLVLTGVWILAHEAGHGAFSKHQNFNDVVGWVLHSALMVPYFSWKFSHHRHHRFTGHMEKDMAFVPATKEDRQKRRLADLYLDRELFEDVPLVQLVKLIFHQLAGWQMYLLFNATAGPASKQREGGWLRVSHFEPTSAVFRPSEAVYIFITDVGLAIVGYCLYLASTMVGWKMVFLMYGQAYFWVHHWLVAITYLHHTHPDVPHFDAENWTFVKGALATVDRDFGFVGRHLFHGIIDTHVVHHLFPRIPFYKAEEATEAIKPVVGDLYHQEKGSFLGSLWKTFTTCKYVEADPTVPGTLKWAESK
- a CDS encoding uncharacterized protein (COG:S; EggNog:ENOG503NZGP), which translates into the protein MDSNEAQRQTCEEEGGKIIDAESPFDGPTHTYPKATSYTPPVPKSRNEYAPGANVDHNTAAVPDDHGPQDKKPSLVGRLANRLGLDAGTLIIMFKGSLPPTIAIAMYQAAPITAYFTTLGYLVPIVSVLALAILPRGKFLMNMILNLFSVCLGAAISMLALWSAVKARENTRSSAPRPASGTGGGQALTMVPYNSSQSAVCAVWLFFGIWLGNVVRAKLPAFNLPVIIFSIFVNVAATYGPFMTTTTGAQKFVRELLTAMLVALALAFAVNLFVFPMSSRLVVFKEFEGAIGLLRRTVKLQREYLVSLEKEDMFAVASQATGSREENGRRLTKEERAAKQLKETGDKMRQLAGKLHADIPFAKRDFAWGKLNGDDIGQLFSLFRNVYIPVLGMMTIIDIFKRVSEHRGWNRLRNEDELSDDEIAAKEKEKRVWNEVMKQMHEPFEILSGAIDQGLEHAGLCLGLLPRPKLARDVEAQGEQVRPGDPRLAKVMDEKVAAFYSKKGELLRTWVRERGFRLEDNEDGYGEEHLTEQRERDQSQLYIVLYMENLMHASGEAVQALVAFADKKVADGTMSRNRIIIPSNKRLKKLLLSVFNNEDSSGEESPDLTETRNTIVYFGDGYNRKKDPEHLPPETAWQHFGNGLRKISAFLGSEESMFGFRVACATMTVGIVAFLEETQRFFMEQRLVWAMIIIALGMTMTSGQSFFGFLCRVGGTVIAMVLSLIIWYIVDEQPAGAIVIMWFFVFISYYFFLKYPRFIPAIMITIVTQVLIIGYELQTIRLGKEIAERTGQPWYPTYLLAPYRLACVAGGSLVAFFWTIFPSPLTDRTWLRRDLSATLYLVANYFGVISSTLRSNLDDTAGDVDIPGTPAHQLHKISRKIFGKVMMLVPSMMQHSEWQRWEPTIGGKFPREAYDDIIAGSTRIMAYLTLISYTLMHPTRVYHATSKEHNGEDGDETHIRSREWLNALAKVLRTLRPTHHSILSTLTLLSNSLLSGQRLPPFLPLPRPYEMTRRLMTLSSSKSYPKHANDDEDNGSEEGPGEEDDEDNESDGAPVRLVDSRTGRDDRDEDRLLRKRTTRSSHKLDHIPEHHDGGRPRKRRPVEVNLLDPRNMEQPGYAEFAVLQVCTTLVCDDLEGLVKAVSGLVGVVDFSFRYEGSESTLGANSGNETASEGLRRRKG
- a CDS encoding uncharacterized protein (EggNog:ENOG503PGKV), producing MPVYYTPPPTPPPAIPSPSPPPSPPLALPDPDSYPPYPSSHSSRSRSKSTKSSLSSSSSSKSKHSHSSDNHEEGGHKIPYVFLGSIAAASFLAHKYWPKGYVYGDKEDWELSKYERRAREKLQAATAAKRGKVNEREVKSYSPRPPAHDGREARRGGYGYKGPPPVSHRREVYEEQEEGEVYSNPGSRRGSLRGAAPRGRIDPRGYYNDDDREYTRGLSEYAVAPSVLRSKSQSGRDQFYSDVAPSRDRSLPPRRASSVANEEYYMTPAIGPAASRNKDSHDPPPPPRSYVSGRELSRPRYLIEEPRAGPPLLARPESMRGRELQRRPYYDEEVVAPRAPREAVVYVYRDAPSAGSRRASVDLEAGRNRAFDWDYR